A stretch of DNA from Yoonia sp. G8-12:
ACACACCCGCAATCGGCTTTGCGGCGCCGCGCCCAAAATGGAGCAAACACGGCGTCGTGCAAGACGGGCGTTGCCTGCTTGTGAACCGAAGCGACGATCCGGTAGCGAAAGTGCCGTCCGCATACCACCACATGGGAAGAACAAAGGTATTTACGTCTGCAAAACACAGAAGTCTCTTTGCACATTCAATGCGCCACTACATCAGTATCATTGAAGAAGATGATAAGTTCGCAGTCCTACCCGAGACATGGGGCGGTTAGAGCATCGAAGGCACAACAAGATCAGGCGGCCTGTGGCCATCGGCAAAGGTCTTGATGTTCACGATCACCTTCTCGCCCATCTCGATCCGGCCCTCCAGCGTGGCTGATCCCATATGCGGCAAAAGGATCGCATTCGAAAGCTCGCGCAGGCGCGGATTGATCTCGTGCCCCCGCTCGAACACATCCAGACCAGCACCGGCGATTTCACCCGCCCGCAACATGCGTGTCAGTGCGTTTTCGTCAATCACCTCGCCACGCGATGTGTTTACGATCACCGCATCGCGTTTCATCAATTTCAGCCGCCTTGCGTTCATCAAGTGAAATGTCGAGGGCGTATGCGGGCAGTTGATCGACAGGATATCAACGCGGGCGACCATCTGATCCAGACTTTCCCAATAGGTCGCGTCCAATTCTTCCTCAATCTCGGGGCGTAGACGCTTGCGGTTGTGATAATGCACTTGCATCCCAAAGGCTTTCGCGCGGCGCGCGACAGCCTGCCCGATCCGGCCCATGCCCAAAATGCCCAAGCGGCGCCCTTTGATTCGTCCCCCCAGCATGGCGGTAGGGGCCCAACCGCCCCAACTGTCTGACTGGGCGACACGTATCCCTTCGGCCATACGGCGGGTCACGGCAAGGATCAGCGCGATCACGATATCGGCCGTATCTTCTGTCACCACTCCGGGTGTGTTCGACACATGGATGCCCCGCTGACGGGCCGTTGCCACATCAATATGGTCAACACCGGCACCAAAGTTCGCAATCAGCTTCAGCTGCTCTCCCGCACGCCCCAATAGTTTCGCATCAATCTTGTCGGTGATCGTACAGACCAGAACATCTGCGCGGCCCATCGCATCGGCTAACTGTTCGGTGGTCATCGGCGTGTCGTCATCGCGCAATTCAACGTCGAAAAGCTCTTTCAGTCGGGTTTCAACGACCTCAGGCAACCGTCGCGTCACGACAACACTCATCTGTTTACCTGGCATCCGGTTCACTCCATAGCTTTTCAAATTCTCTTTGTCGTGGCAGGTTGCGCCAAAGGGACGCGCAGCACAAGAACCGCGCGCCGCAAAAACGAGCAGTAAGGGCAAACAATGGGTTCAGTTGCGCATTGGTTTCGCGTGTTTCAGGTCGCGGCATTGGCGATCATCATCGGCATGAGCGCCGGGTCCGCCCAACAGAACGACACTGGCCCCGCGATCGGCCCCGAAACGAACCTGCCACTGCCCCGCTATGTGTCGCTGCGCGCAGGCGAAGCAAACGTGCGCCGCGGCCCCTCTTTGTCACATCGCATTGATTGGGTCTTTCAACGACGTGACATGCCGCTTCAAGTGATTGCAGAATATGGACACTGGCGGCGTGTCATTGACCGTGACGGCCAAGGTGGGTGGGTGCATTACCGTATGCTGTCTGGCGCACGAACCGTCATTATTGATGCCGATGACCTCGCCCTGCGCAACCGCCCCGACCCAAACGCCACGGAAAACGCAATCCTTGAGGCTGGCGTTGTCGCGCGGCTTGGCGACTGTAATCCGGACTGGTGCGAATTGACGGCAGGTGGCTATCGCGGCTGGGCGCCAAAGGCGGCCATCTGGGGCGTCACAGATGCGGAAATTCGTGACTAAGCCTGTGCTGGGGGCTAGCATTGCAAGCGCGGCCTCACTAGCTGGGACACAATGAACGACACACGTTTAAACCTTTCCGCCGGAGTCCTTTCGGTTTCGGTCGCCCTTATTCTGGTACTGGCCAAGCTTTGGGCGCTTGGACAAACCGGATCGCTGGCAGTGGCCGCAACCTTGGCCGATAGCGCGCTGGATCTGATGATGTCGCTGGGTGGGCTGGTCGCCATCGCCTACGCCGCCAAACCCGCCGATGACGATCATAATTTCGGTCATACTTCGGCCGAAGACCTTGCGGCACTTGCGCAATCGACGTTCATCATGATCTCTGCGGGCGTGATCGCCGTCGCGGCGGTCTTGCGCCTTCTGGATGACACGGTCATCTTGCCCGAACGCGAAGGGCAAGGCATTGCAATTATTATATTTTCTATCGGTCTGACACTGTCCTTGGTGCTGTGGCAACGCCATGTTGCAGCCAAGACAAACAACAAAGTCGTCAAGGCCGATAGTCTGCATTACATCGGCGATCTGATCCCGAATATCGGCGCGATCATCGCCCTTTGGGCCTCTGCGGCCTTCGGCCTGCACCAGATCGACAGCGTCGTGGCCTTGGCCGCCGCGGCCTTCCTCGGGTTCGGGGCGATCCGCATCGGCAAAGCCGCGTGGGACGCGTTGATGGACCGTCAAGCGGACCCCGAAATGATCCAAGGCATTGCCGAAATTGCTGAGAGCTTCGACGGCATCCACGGCTACCATGACCTGAAGACACGCGTCGCAGGCAGCCGCGTTTTCGTGAACCTGCATATCGAACTGGATGGCGACCAGACCCTGCACGAGGCGCATCGGATCGGCGCAAGCCTGCGCCGCGCGATTATTGCAGCCTACCCCCGCGCCGACGTGCTGATCCACAAAGACCCCGTCGGGGTGACCAAACACCCCGACGACACGCGCCCCTAAGCGGCTTTGTCGAGACCGCGACCCTTCAAAAGCGCCTCAACCCCCGGCAGCCGCCCACGGAATGCGGTGTAAAGATCGGCAGCATCCACAGACCCGCCCGAAGACAACACCGTCTCTTCCAGCCGCTTGGCCGTGGCGCTGTCAAAGGGATCACCCGCTTCCTCGAATGCGGCAAACGCATCTGCATCCATCACCTCGGACCACATGTAGCTGTAGTAACCGCTGGAATAGCCGTCACCGGCAAAGACATGGGCGAAATGCGGGGTGGCATGGCGCATGCGAATGGCATGCGGCATCCCGATTTCTTCCAGAATCTCGGCCTGCCGCTGCATCGGATCGGCGGGCGCTGGTCCATCATGAAAGCCCAGATCAACAAGCGCCGAGGCCACGTATTCCACCGTCTGGAACCCCATGTCATAGGTCGCAGCGCCCAACATGCGTTTCAGCAAGTCCTCGGGCATCGGCGCACCTGTGTCGGCATGCGTGGCAAACTCGGCCAGCACGTCCGGCACTTCCAGCCAATGCTCATAAAGCTGGCTGGGGAGTTCCACAAAATCGCGGGCCACAGAGGTGCCAGAGATACTCTCGTACGTCACATCCGACAGCATCTGATGCAGCGCATGACCAAATTCATGGAACAACGTGCGCGCATCATCATAGGAGAGTAGCGCAGGCTTACCCGCCTCCGGCTTGGCGAAATTGCACACATTCACCACATGCGGGCGAATATCGCCACTCAGCCGCTGTTGCGACCGCATCGCCGAACACCACGCACCAGAGCGCTTTGATCCGCGCGCGAAGTAATCCCCGAGAAACACCGCCACATGCGCGCCGTCGCGGGTCACGTCCCACAAACGCACATCGGGGTGGTAAACCGGCCCTTCAATCGGCGTGAACTCCAACCCGAACAAACGATTGGCGCAAGCAAACGCAGCCTCGATCATCCGGTCCAACTGTAAATAAGGCTTCAGTTCCGCCTCATCGAGATCATGCAATTCCTTGCGGCGCTTCTCGGAATAGAACCGCCAGTCCCAAGGCTCCAACGGGCCATCAAATCCATCCGCATGCAGCATACGCTCCAGCATTGCCGCATCTGCCTCGGCTGCGGCCTTCGCCGGTTTCCACACCTGCATCAACAAATCTCGGACCGCTGCAGGCGTA
This window harbors:
- a CDS encoding SH3 domain-containing protein; amino-acid sequence: MGSVAHWFRVFQVAALAIIIGMSAGSAQQNDTGPAIGPETNLPLPRYVSLRAGEANVRRGPSLSHRIDWVFQRRDMPLQVIAEYGHWRRVIDRDGQGGWVHYRMLSGARTVIIDADDLALRNRPDPNATENAILEAGVVARLGDCNPDWCELTAGGYRGWAPKAAIWGVTDAEIRD
- a CDS encoding M3 family metallopeptidase — protein: MTNPLLAEWDTPFGLPPFDVISDEDFAPAVDAALEISRANIAAIAGNPDVPDFTNTIEALERADDTLGRVLGAFYSLAGADSNPKREALQRDFAPLLSAYGSEVSENKALFARVEAVWENREALDLTAEQERVLMLTRRGFVRSGAQLEGKSAEALRTVKSRLSVLGTSFTQNLLADERSWFMKLSDGDLEGLPDFVIATAKAAGEEKDSGGPVVTLSRSLIVPFLQFSERRDLRQKAYEAWGARGANGGETDNRAIATETLKLREERAKLLGYDTFADFKLETEMAGTPAAVRDLLMQVWKPAKAAAEADAAMLERMLHADGFDGPLEPWDWRFYSEKRRKELHDLDEAELKPYLQLDRMIEAAFACANRLFGLEFTPIEGPVYHPDVRLWDVTRDGAHVAVFLGDYFARGSKRSGAWCSAMRSQQRLSGDIRPHVVNVCNFAKPEAGKPALLSYDDARTLFHEFGHALHQMLSDVTYESISGTSVARDFVELPSQLYEHWLEVPDVLAEFATHADTGAPMPEDLLKRMLGAATYDMGFQTVEYVASALVDLGFHDGPAPADPMQRQAEILEEIGMPHAIRMRHATPHFAHVFAGDGYSSGYYSYMWSEVMDADAFAAFEEAGDPFDSATAKRLEETVLSSGGSVDAADLYTAFRGRLPGVEALLKGRGLDKAA
- a CDS encoding 2-hydroxyacid dehydrogenase, producing the protein MPGKQMSVVVTRRLPEVVETRLKELFDVELRDDDTPMTTEQLADAMGRADVLVCTITDKIDAKLLGRAGEQLKLIANFGAGVDHIDVATARQRGIHVSNTPGVVTEDTADIVIALILAVTRRMAEGIRVAQSDSWGGWAPTAMLGGRIKGRRLGILGMGRIGQAVARRAKAFGMQVHYHNRKRLRPEIEEELDATYWESLDQMVARVDILSINCPHTPSTFHLMNARRLKLMKRDAVIVNTSRGEVIDENALTRMLRAGEIAGAGLDVFERGHEINPRLRELSNAILLPHMGSATLEGRIEMGEKVIVNIKTFADGHRPPDLVVPSML
- a CDS encoding cation diffusion facilitator family transporter, which encodes MNDTRLNLSAGVLSVSVALILVLAKLWALGQTGSLAVAATLADSALDLMMSLGGLVAIAYAAKPADDDHNFGHTSAEDLAALAQSTFIMISAGVIAVAAVLRLLDDTVILPEREGQGIAIIIFSIGLTLSLVLWQRHVAAKTNNKVVKADSLHYIGDLIPNIGAIIALWASAAFGLHQIDSVVALAAAAFLGFGAIRIGKAAWDALMDRQADPEMIQGIAEIAESFDGIHGYHDLKTRVAGSRVFVNLHIELDGDQTLHEAHRIGASLRRAIIAAYPRADVLIHKDPVGVTKHPDDTRP